Within Lolium rigidum isolate FL_2022 chromosome 5, APGP_CSIRO_Lrig_0.1, whole genome shotgun sequence, the genomic segment ACGAGCAATTAGTGGGGATGCCTCTCTAATCTGTCGACGCGATTTGCGTGCGTGAGAGAGATTGAGTGGACACGAGGATTCCGCTAGGGATAAAGGCGAAGGGATAAGGAGTGACGTGGTGGTTTCTCGGGGCGGTCGCGAAAGGAGCGGACATAATCATCTCACGGCACAACTAACACCGTTGGACACGTGTCAGTCTCTCACCGCGTGCGcacgtacccatgtgatcaccgAGCTTCATTCGCTTTCCAAATCAACTAATTGATAAAGGAAAAAATGGTATGTATATCAGTGCACCTTGTTAAATGGTGTTGAACATTGTCAATGATAAGCTGGTGTGCCCATGTCGACAGTGGTTGCTGAGAATGGCTCTTCAAACCGATCACAAGCCATTGGTTTGTCACGCCCACAAACGGGATTTTTCATACGTGAACCACTGGCAGATCAGACAGTTCTGTCATCGGACGATGATGATCAGACACCATTGGCGTGGACATTTCCAACTCAAAGCAACCTCACAATAAGAGGAACTCCATTGGTTGGGGAAAGCTCAAACGGTATGTCCTCTGACTTAGCTTATTTCACTGCATAAGTTTCAGGATGCATTATCATCGTTAACAGTATGCATCAAACGCAGACATACGAGCTCAAATGAGACTGCCCATTGCAACTCAAAGTACACTCACAATAGGAGGCACTCCATCGCCTGGAGGTAGCTCAAACggtatgacatgaaaccaattgaaTATGTGTATTATTTAAATATAGCTGTGTGTATTTATAATACTGAAAAGCTCAAACTGTATGTCATCATTGCAGACAGACAACCTCAAAGTCAACAAACATCACGTGAACGTCAAAGAGCTCGTCGACAACGACAACGATTAACTCTTCAAGAGAGGCAAGAGATTAATGCAAATAGACGCGCAAACAGGACAGTGGCAACAACTGCTGAGCGGGAACAAGAGAACGCACGTCGAAGAGATAGTAGGCGCAATCTAACAAGTGAGCAGCGACAAACCATCAATACAAACCAAAGAAAACGTAGGCAGGGAATGTCTCAAGATAGGAGGGAGGCAGCGCGGGATCGACGCAAAGCAAACACCGAGGCTAGGCGGAACACCCCATGTGCTCAATCCATCGCAATGCCACGCGCAGATGCAGCTGTCAACCCGGAAGTCACGAAACGCTCCTCACCTACCACAGCTGATTCTACTCCTGCCTCCCCTTCAACGAGCACACCGGCGTATACCGGGACTAATGGTAATATACACCCATATTTACTCACGCAATAATAGGTGATGGTTAACGCCTAAAAAATGTTACAGGCGACATTGATGTATTCCTTAGCGGTATCATTGACGACAATGCCATCGCTGACGAACCCAGCGACGAGGAGAGGAGTACTGCATGTTTGCCGGTGAAGGTACGTCTTCTAGCTGTTTTAGGTGACATTGTTGCCTTCCTTCGCGGTATCATTGACAAGTCTGTGACACGCTATGCCTGTAGGTTCTGACGATGATGGCGTGGAAATCGATGATCCGTCAGACGAATCCGGCGTGGGCTCAGTCGATCCTTTTGACTTTGTGTACTCAAACCTACCAGACAGCACGCACATGTTGGAGAAAGTACCGGATTGCATAAACTGCAAGGCCAAGAGGTTTGAGCATGAGCCCCCTGGTTTCTGCTGTCGAAATGGCCAGATCAGACTGGCTGAACAACGTCCTATCCCGGAGCTCATGAGGTTATGGTCCAGCGCGGATGCGGACTCTCGACATTTTCGACAGAGTATCCGATTCTTCAACGACCACTTCGCCTTCACAACGCTTGGCGTCACCCTCGACAACAGCTGCACGAATATGAGCTCCGGGGTTTACACATTCCGGGCGAACGGCTCTTTGTACCGTAACGTGCATTCTTTCGGGCCCGGCTCTCGTCCTGAACATCTGCAGTTGTACTTCTACGACGACGATCCCAGCCTGACCCATCGCAAGGAAGCTACCAAGCAACTGGACCAGGAGGTTGTCCGGAAGTTGACGAACATTATGAGAGCAAATCCCTACTCCGAGACATTAAGGACGATGGGTGCCCACAGGGACAACCTCCAGGATTACCGGATAGAACTGAACACCGATCAAAAGCTAGACCAAAGGCGATACAATCTACCGATGGCGTCTGAGGTGGCTGCCATCTGGGTCGAGGGGAGCGACCTGGTGAATAGGTTCAAACGCAGCATTACCCTGCACGGGAACAACAATGAGAGGTACAGCATACAAGCCACGCAGGGGTGCTACGACCCAATGTCATATCCCCTCTTCTTCCCCAAGGGGGAGCTCGGTTGGCATCCAAATCTTCCCAAACATGCGGAGTCTTGGGAAGCTGCACAGCTACCACGAGCAAACCGTGGTGCCAATGAAGGTTCGCCTATTTAAGATGCTTGTGTTTTTTAGAAAAAGAATCATTCTCTCATGTTGTCTAACATTCATTTTGAAATCTTTCGGCAGAGGGCAGTGGCAATATATGTGTCTCCGTCAGGGACTACTATTATTACAGCAGACGCGTCATGCGATATTCAACCCCATACTGCACGGAGGGCGCCTATTCCAGCAATGGGTGATTTTTCTCAGTTATCTTTACAAGCAGATAATGATATGTTCCATTTATTTGCAGAAAATTGTCTGGATACTTAGTATTTAGTTTTATGCTTTCATGGGATGGTAAAAGATTTGTTCATCCAGTTTGCAGCGTGAGTACTCTATATTCACAATCTTATATTTTTTGTGGAAGAAAACTTCATGTTAACATGATATACCAATTGTGCAGGATGGTTACGAGCTAAGGAAAAAGTTTTTGATACACATACTCAAGTATCTGGCTAATGAagttgaagacaacattcctggGATCGTGCGAGAATACCTTAGACGCGTCAACGGACCATGGCTTTAATAAATAGTGTATTCAGTCATTTCTCTTCTATAAAATGGATTATGCGGAGTGGATCTTTAAATAAgtattatatatttattttatatacttTAATATTTGCATGCATTATTTACACGTTTATGCATTTGACACTACGTTAAAGGTTGAATGTACAAAAATTTTGGGAGCTCAGCATGTCTGGAAGCACGGGAGAAGGACCATGTATGGGGGCTAACGCCTGCCCAGTGCCGGAAGGTCAAGGAAGTTGGTGAACTGATGACAGGGAAGCCGGCGATCGAAGCCCCGGTGAACGGCGGCCGTAACTATAACGGTCCTAAGGTAGCGAAATTCCTTGTCGGGTAAGTTCCGAAATTCTACATATTTGGACCAATTTAAGGTGAAAAAAGGGGTTGCTCCTTCGGCAAAACTAGGATAAAGTTgtcgtggcgaagcacgggcattctacTAGTTTGCCATAGTTTTGTCTATTTATGTTTAGAAAGTTCAGCTGGGGTTTCTAATGTTTCTGATGCTGGGTTTTTATTGTCCGTAGAAAAAGTTTTACTCAACTTAGTTTTTTCTAATGTCTGATGGTATGTTTACTTCCGAGCAGGGATTTGCTGTATTTAACTTGGATGGAACTCCCCAGCAAGTTAGAGTTAGCTGGCGAGCCACAGTCCAGCAATATAGATTATGGTGTTTCAATTCTACTGCAGACCGTTACCAGGTTGGTCACCCAGATAGAAGAAGCACTATGCTACCTCCATCAGGTCATTTCTTGGTGTACCTGCATTACATGGGTAATTGGCTTTGTGCACTAATTAACGGCCCAACTGGGTACCTTGATGGCTATATTACTCAAAGCACTGGTGATAACCTCAGAGTAATGGAGAATAGGCCTGAAAATCCTTCGGATACAGCAACATACATAGAGGATGCTGAATTGCTACCATGGGACGGTGGCTATGTTTTTGCAGCTTCTTGCTTACTTGGACACCCTGGCTTAACAGGGGCATTTCCTGTTATGTTCAAGTTTGTTCACGGAGTTGGATCTGAACATGACTATAAGGAGGTGACTGCTGCTGGGGAGACAATCATCCTCCATCTCTCAGAGCCGGGAAGATCTGATGAGCTGTATTTTGTTATTAATAGCAATTTCATCATTGGACGCCTATTGGGAAGCAAATTGCTGGCTGAAGCAAGAAACTGGAGGTCCAAATCGGAAAAACCACTGGAAATAATGGAGGAGGTATATTCATCTGTTGCAGATAGGAGAAACCCAAAGAGGGTAGCTAAAATAGCAAAGTCTGCAAGTAAGAGTAAAAGAATATTGGCAAATAAGAGAGCTGTCTTTGcagatagcaaagagaagatgaCAGACACTATGTCCGCAGATGAAAAGAATGGAAAGATgatagaagaagaagaatttgGAATTAAGCTGAAGGCAGAACTAAATGTTCTTGAAGACATCAGACTGTTGCATAGGCCGGATTCTGTACGGGAAATATTCCATCTTAACCAGTTGCCAGTTCATCTTGAGAAAGGGCGCCCTGTGAACAATGCCCTGGATCGGTTTTTGGAACCTCAGAAGCCAAATCTAGATTCACACTTCTTGGTCAAGCCGTTCAAACAGTTTGTCCGCTCCTACCGTAAAAGAAAATGGATGAAGAAACTGGCCTGGACCTTGAGACAAGTGGCATGGACTTGTTTGCTGAGGATATCAGTGAGATGCATATAAGATCAATGGGAATGCAGAGTGCTGGCATACAAAATATGGGGAATACATGTTACGCAAGTTCCAGCTTGCAATGCCTACATGCAGTACCGGAAATAAAATACACACTCTATAGGTCTGTTCTCACATACCTTAATTATCTTCTTTCAGATTTTGAATTCACTCATCACATTCTGTTTCCCTCTTGTAGCTATCCAGATAATGTGCAAGGCAATGCGGCAGGAAAAGCCTCTCATGATTTGACCCTTGCCACGAAAAGTATTTTCAACGAGCTTGATCACAGTGATCTTCCAGTACTGCCTGTTCACTTCTTAGAGGTGAGATTTTGGAGTCACAGACTTAGATGTCTCTTAAATATAATTAGTTTTTGGTTATCTTATGATGCTAGTTGTAACTTCATAACTTGATGACTTCATTCCATAAAAAAAAACTTGATGACTTCATCAACAAGCATTTATTCATTTTGGAAAATTATGATAAGTGTTCAATTTTCTCTTGTCCAATTTGAGCAGACTCTAAGGGAATCAGTCCCACAATTTAAAGAGAAGGAAGGTGATACTGATATCTACAGGCAGCAGGTTTGTTTTACTCCCATTTGTAGATTAAGTGTATTGAGTTTATATGTGAAATGATACAGAAAAATTTAAGATCTTGCAGGACGCCGAGGAATGTTGGTCATATTTGGTTAATACTCTCTCAGAAACTCTTTCATCGGAACCAAGGTAACTTGATGGTTTTATTAATAGCTCATTGTCTGTGGTTACTCGTAGGAATTGTCTTTTTTATAGTTTACCGTGCATCTTTTGGACTACTATGCACAACGCAGTTGTAGAGCATATTCATCACCTTTATTTAATTTTTTACACCGCTCTTTCTTAAATAGTGATCCAGCTGCTCAACCAATAAAGAAACTTTTTGAGATTGAGTTTTTGAAGAGGTGCTctctctctctacctctctccCTATTAGCGAATAGGCTAGTTATTTGTTACTGACTTCTTTTCTGCTTGCAGAGACTGTTATGAAGTAAATGGCGATGAGACAACGGCATTTGAAACAACGTATAATCTAGGGTGTCCT encodes:
- the LOC124658224 gene encoding uncharacterized protein LOC124658224, whose amino-acid sequence is MLPPSGHFLVYLHYMGNWLCALINGPTGYLDGYITQSTGDNLRVMENRPENPSDTATYIEDAELLPWDGGYVFAASCLLGHPGLTGAFPVMFKFVHGVGSEHDYKEVTAAGETIILHLSEPGRSDELYFVINSNFIIGRLLGSKLLAEARNWRSKSEKPLEIMEEVYSSVADRRNPKRVAKIAKSASKSKRILANKRAVFADSKEKMTDTMSADEKNGKMIEEEEFGIKLKAELNVLEDIRLLHRPDSVREIFHLNQLPVHLEKGRPVNNALDRFLEPQKPNLDSHFLVKPFKQFVRSYRKRKWMKKLAWTLRQVAWTCLLRISVRCI